The following proteins are co-located in the Trichormus variabilis 0441 genome:
- a CDS encoding response regulator transcription factor: protein MTQKILIVDDEPNIVILLEQALEALEDEGVELLTARNGEEALESIKNEQPNLVFLDVMMPKMSGLEVCQIVKHDLQMTHVYIVMLTAKGQEFDKQRGMDVGADLYLTKPFRPKEVLEKSMQILGF, encoded by the coding sequence ATGACCCAAAAAATTCTCATTGTTGACGATGAACCCAATATCGTGATTTTGCTGGAACAAGCCCTAGAAGCATTAGAAGACGAAGGGGTAGAACTTTTAACCGCCAGAAACGGGGAAGAAGCCCTGGAAAGCATAAAAAATGAACAACCAAACCTAGTGTTTCTTGATGTGATGATGCCGAAAATGAGTGGTTTGGAAGTGTGTCAGATTGTTAAACATGACCTACAAATGACTCATGTGTATATTGTCATGTTGACAGCCAAGGGACAGGAGTTTGATAAACAAAGAGGAATGGATGTTGGTGCTGATTTGTATTTAACCAAACCATTTCGCCCCAAAGAAGTTCTGGAAAAATCAATGCAGATTTTAGGCTTTTAA
- the psb35 gene encoding photosystem II assembly protein Psb35 translates to MRILMQAADAIATGGNHFPTAFTLVYVVGFIAAVTIGSIAWYNSKRPVGWESKERPDFVPKVEKEETPGLGEPKS, encoded by the coding sequence ATGCGTATATTGATGCAGGCAGCAGATGCGATCGCTACGGGTGGAAATCACTTCCCCACAGCTTTTACGTTGGTGTATGTAGTCGGTTTTATTGCGGCTGTCACCATTGGCTCCATTGCTTGGTACAACTCTAAGCGTCCTGTTGGTTGGGAAAGCAAAGAACGCCCCGATTTTGTCCCTAAGGTGGAAAAAGAAGAAACTCCGGGTCTGGGCGAACCGAAGTCTTAA
- a CDS encoding 16S rRNA (cytosine(967)-C(5))-methyltransferase, with protein MTNSRQIAFIALRDVHKGAYTDVALDRALQKANLSDIDRRLVTELLYGSVRRQRTLDFIIDQLAKKKSHQQPTELRSILHLGLYQLRYQERIPASAAVNTTVELAKDNGFAGLTGFVNGLLRQYIRLAEASPDFLELPENPVERLGILHSFPDWIIKVWLEQLGLTETEKLCEWMNQTPTLDLRVNPLRTSVAEVETALKSAGVLARPIPHLPQALRLIGNTGSIQKLPGFSQGWWVVQDASAQLVSHLLDPQPGEVIIDACAAPGGKTTHIAELMKDQGKVWAGDRTASRLRKLKENAQRLNLHSIEICTGDSRNLPQFYNVADRVLLDAPCSGLGTLHRHADARWRQTPESVQELSTLQQELLSHTSKFVKVGGVLVYATCTLHPAENEEVITEFMARNSDWQIEPPSPDSPYSDYTTPQGWLKVWPHNQDMDGFFMVRLRKTNVSE; from the coding sequence ATGACTAATTCCCGTCAAATAGCTTTTATCGCCCTGAGAGACGTGCATAAAGGGGCTTACACAGATGTTGCTTTAGATAGGGCGTTGCAAAAAGCAAATTTATCAGATATTGACCGCCGTCTAGTGACAGAATTACTGTATGGCAGTGTTAGAAGACAACGGACTCTTGATTTTATTATTGACCAACTCGCCAAAAAGAAATCGCACCAACAGCCAACAGAACTCCGCAGTATCTTACATCTAGGTTTATATCAACTGCGTTATCAAGAGCGTATCCCTGCTTCTGCGGCTGTGAATACCACTGTAGAATTAGCGAAAGATAATGGTTTCGCTGGACTGACAGGTTTTGTTAATGGTTTATTACGGCAATATATCCGTTTGGCTGAAGCATCACCAGACTTTCTCGAATTACCAGAAAATCCGGTGGAAAGGTTGGGAATTTTACATAGCTTCCCTGACTGGATTATCAAAGTATGGTTGGAACAGTTGGGTTTGACGGAGACGGAAAAACTCTGTGAATGGATGAACCAAACACCAACCCTTGATTTGAGAGTCAACCCCTTACGTACTTCCGTTGCAGAAGTGGAAACAGCTTTAAAATCTGCGGGGGTTTTGGCTAGACCTATTCCCCATTTACCCCAAGCTTTACGACTTATTGGAAATACTGGTTCCATCCAAAAACTTCCAGGGTTTAGTCAAGGTTGGTGGGTTGTGCAGGATGCTAGCGCTCAGTTAGTTAGTCATTTGCTTGATCCCCAGCCCGGTGAAGTGATCATTGATGCTTGTGCTGCACCGGGAGGGAAGACGACTCACATTGCTGAGTTAATGAAAGATCAGGGAAAAGTTTGGGCAGGCGATCGCACTGCTTCACGTTTGCGTAAGCTGAAAGAGAATGCCCAACGCCTGAATTTACACTCGATTGAAATTTGCACAGGTGACAGTCGCAACTTACCACAATTTTATAATGTTGCTGACCGTGTTTTACTGGATGCCCCATGTTCTGGCTTGGGGACTTTGCACCGCCATGCTGATGCGCGCTGGCGACAAACACCAGAATCTGTCCAGGAACTCTCGACGCTGCAACAGGAATTATTATCACATACATCAAAATTTGTCAAAGTTGGGGGTGTGCTGGTTTATGCCACTTGCACGTTACATCCGGCAGAAAATGAAGAAGTAATTACGGAATTTATGGCTAGAAATTCTGATTGGCAAATTGAGCCGCCTAGTCCTGATTCCCCTTATTCTGACTACACTACACCACAAGGTTGGCTGAAAGTTTGGCCTCACAATCAAGACATGGACGGCTTTTTCATGGTGCGCTTAAGAAAAACCAACGTTTCCGAATGA
- a CDS encoding ATP-binding protein, which translates to MSAINLKKIFSKKELPLLLQNLVEQIKVAIDVELVDGTKLLSIGEQTSQHRHSIEVSGEIIGWVVGEEQASIVASLLSFLAKQEAEKKELAKELLERYQEIDLFEDISTQLTRSLDTRQIAQLVLKELSQLMESSAGIILLLSPDKTAFETIAEFGQLFHQNQPQPGQGIIGSIVQSGRAELINNLPADRRIYEQKNVNALICVPLRAKDRILGAIAIGTTKTEAYKAEHLKLVSIFASQTAIAIEKALLYEQSTQATAQAKAQTEKLQQALHELQLAQTKLIQSEKMSSLGQLMAGVAHEINNPVNFICGNLRYVAEYANDLLYLLHEYQKFLPVAPSEMELDLDNIDLEFIRDDLPKLLDSMKVGTDRIVEIVKSLKNFSRHDEAEMKTVNIQDGIDGTLMILRHRLKAGPNYSEIEVVKDYAQLPLIECYPGQLNQVFMNILANAIDALEELRVNSQELTVNNPKLWTMDYGLLTKPQITIRTEALDDQWVVIHIADNGSGIKEDIMGRIYDPFFTTKEVGKGTGLGMAISHQIIVERHHGILKCRSQPGQGTEFWIQIPVNCSAMEVAKEQNRLIPDLKTATLPTPTSELSPTADADGFIPSTTPTFKPTELLLRHTQLIRQLSEQSPGVDTASSEQIYQIFQRNPISLKLYATLLSWFCCSQPTPINHQGNHNHV; encoded by the coding sequence ATGTCCGCAATTAACCTCAAAAAGATTTTTAGCAAAAAAGAGTTACCTTTACTTCTGCAAAACTTAGTTGAGCAAATCAAGGTAGCGATTGATGTGGAGCTAGTAGACGGCACAAAACTGCTGAGTATTGGGGAGCAAACTTCACAACACCGACATTCAATTGAAGTGTCGGGAGAGATCATCGGTTGGGTTGTTGGTGAAGAACAGGCCAGCATAGTAGCTAGTTTGCTGTCATTTTTGGCAAAACAAGAAGCAGAGAAGAAAGAGCTGGCTAAAGAATTGTTGGAGCGATACCAAGAAATTGATTTGTTTGAGGATATATCCACTCAACTGACTAGAAGTTTAGATACTCGACAGATTGCTCAACTGGTTCTCAAAGAATTGAGTCAACTGATGGAATCGTCTGCGGGGATAATTCTGCTCCTCAGCCCAGATAAAACTGCCTTTGAAACTATTGCAGAATTTGGTCAGCTTTTTCACCAAAATCAACCGCAACCAGGCCAGGGAATTATTGGCAGCATTGTACAATCTGGTCGGGCAGAACTGATCAATAATTTACCAGCTGATCGGCGGATATATGAGCAAAAAAACGTCAACGCACTGATTTGCGTACCCTTGCGAGCGAAAGATCGGATATTGGGAGCGATCGCCATTGGTACAACCAAAACCGAAGCATACAAAGCTGAACACCTCAAGCTTGTAAGTATTTTTGCCTCACAAACTGCGATCGCTATTGAAAAAGCCTTGCTTTATGAACAAAGCACTCAAGCCACCGCCCAAGCGAAAGCCCAAACAGAAAAACTTCAGCAAGCTCTCCATGAATTGCAATTAGCACAAACGAAGTTAATCCAAAGCGAAAAAATGTCGAGTTTGGGGCAACTCATGGCCGGAGTTGCCCACGAAATCAACAATCCAGTTAACTTCATTTGTGGGAATTTGAGGTATGTTGCCGAATACGCCAATGACTTACTATACCTACTACATGAGTATCAAAAATTCTTACCTGTGGCTCCGTCCGAGATGGAATTAGATTTAGACAATATTGATCTGGAATTTATTCGGGACGATTTGCCCAAATTGCTGGACTCCATGAAAGTTGGCACAGATCGCATTGTAGAAATTGTCAAATCCCTGAAGAATTTCTCCCGCCATGACGAAGCCGAAATGAAAACCGTCAACATTCAAGATGGCATTGACGGGACGCTAATGATTCTCCGCCATCGTCTGAAAGCTGGCCCTAATTATTCAGAAATTGAAGTCGTTAAAGACTATGCCCAACTTCCTTTAATTGAGTGCTACCCAGGACAGTTGAATCAGGTGTTTATGAACATCTTGGCAAATGCCATTGATGCTTTAGAAGAGTTAAGAGTCAACAGTCAAGAGTTAACAGTCAACAACCCTAAACTATGGACTATGGACTATGGACTTTTGACTAAACCCCAAATCACCATTCGCACCGAAGCCCTAGATGATCAATGGGTGGTGATTCACATTGCCGACAATGGCTCAGGAATCAAGGAAGATATCATGGGACGCATTTATGATCCCTTCTTCACAACGAAAGAGGTTGGTAAAGGAACTGGGTTAGGCATGGCCATCAGCCACCAAATTATTGTAGAGAGACATCATGGAATTCTCAAATGTCGTTCTCAACCAGGTCAAGGTACAGAATTTTGGATTCAAATTCCAGTCAATTGTTCAGCAATGGAAGTGGCTAAAGAGCAAAATCGTCTGATTCCTGACCTGAAAACTGCAACCTTACCAACCCCTACAAGCGAATTATCCCCAACTGCTGATGCAGATGGTTTCATTCCCTCGACAACTCCCACCTTTAAACCAACAGAATTGCTGCTCCGTCATACTCAACTGATCCGCCAACTTTCCGAACAGAGTCCAGGCGTTGATACTGCATCTTCTGAGCAAATTTACCAAATTTTTCAGCGTAACCCAATTTCGTTAAAACTTTACGCCACCTTGTTGTCCTGGTTCTGTTGTTCTCAGCCTACACCAATCAATCACCAAGGAAACCACAACCATGTCTAG
- a CDS encoding PAS domain S-box protein yields the protein MSSQLDQCNRLLWEKCPVGLVLWRKNGALIDVNPTYATILGRTVPETLNLNYWQITPENYLASERTILEQLEQTGCHQAYEQEYLHKDGHLVPVKVSTVMIEKDGEKLMWSSVEDISNIRQTQKERQQSEKILKQSEARYRSLVTTNTQIIWVSSPEGICFELKDWIAYTGQTLAEAENGGWIDAVHPDDRGYTGEAWGIAVANRSQYQIEYRIRGKDGNYRYFWVWGAPVIEEDGNVREWIGTCTDIHDRKLAEAENQRLKERYRSLVTASSQIVWGTTPEGWGISSEMLTWIAYTGQNEAEVEGWGWLDPIHPDDRTRSLEAWNAAVANRSIYQTEYQLRGKDGTYRYFSVCGVPVLKQDGSIQEWIGTCTDIHDRKLAEMALRQLNQQLEARVAERTAALQNTLAEAQGLNAILDNLADGLLVVDTTGQITHYNPAFLAMHGLTANTLNGHYQELPIFGLADLIEHTRSHPGEVFTADVALAKDRIGQAVGTAIFKRTDTQEVAACFGSALLIRDVTAEKEIDKMKTDFISTVSHELRTPLTSVLGFASIIQEKLQKDVFPILSTEDRKLQKTIKRVGDNLNIIVSEAERLTSLINDVLDIAKMEAGKVEWQMQPIDPGELLDWATTSTAALFETNGLQLLTEIESGLPQIIGDRNRLLQVLINLISNAVKFTEFGSVTCRVKQDKDGVCISVIDTGVGIAPEDQPKVFEKFRQVGDTLTDKPKGTGLGLPICKQIVEHHGGRIWVESEPGHGSVFSFHIPIYASNHNTNANLNLDALVRQLKEHVITANQVCSENRKTILVVDDDANIRELLRQQLENEGYNVREAKDGMDAIHQIKISSPDLIVLDVMMPQINGFDVAAVLKNDPLTADIPIIILSIVENKERGHHIGIDRYLTKPINTEELLNEIGSLLSQGISSKKVLVVDQNASTLKTISDVLQTQGYNVIEASDPQECIRKALSAKPDMIIIDSIFSQEADLVKTLKFEKELENVFFIMLSDR from the coding sequence ATGTCTAGCCAACTTGATCAATGTAATCGCCTCCTTTGGGAAAAATGTCCTGTTGGTCTAGTATTGTGGCGAAAAAATGGCGCATTGATAGATGTTAATCCCACTTATGCCACCATTTTGGGGAGAACTGTCCCAGAAACCCTCAACTTAAACTACTGGCAGATTACTCCTGAAAACTATCTCGCTTCGGAGCGAACCATACTAGAGCAACTAGAACAGACCGGTTGTCACCAAGCCTATGAGCAAGAGTATCTGCACAAGGATGGACACTTAGTTCCGGTGAAAGTTTCCACTGTGATGATTGAGAAAGATGGCGAGAAGCTGATGTGGTCGAGTGTAGAAGACATTAGCAACATCAGACAAACCCAAAAAGAACGTCAACAATCAGAAAAAATCTTGAAACAGAGCGAAGCACGATACCGCTCTCTGGTGACAACTAATACACAAATTATTTGGGTCAGTTCACCAGAAGGAATTTGCTTTGAACTCAAAGACTGGATCGCTTACACAGGACAAACTTTAGCGGAAGCTGAGAACGGAGGGTGGATTGATGCTGTTCATCCCGATGATCGGGGCTACACCGGGGAAGCCTGGGGTATTGCTGTAGCCAACCGTAGTCAATACCAAATTGAATACCGGATTCGTGGCAAGGATGGCAATTATCGCTACTTTTGGGTCTGGGGCGCTCCTGTTATTGAAGAAGATGGCAATGTCCGGGAGTGGATTGGCACCTGTACAGATATTCACGATCGCAAGTTAGCCGAAGCCGAAAATCAACGTCTGAAGGAACGATATCGCTCTTTGGTAACTGCTAGTTCCCAAATTGTTTGGGGAACAACCCCAGAAGGATGGGGAATCAGTAGCGAAATGCTCACTTGGATAGCTTATACAGGGCAGAATGAAGCGGAGGTTGAGGGTTGGGGTTGGCTTGATCCCATTCACCCCGATGACCGTACCCGTTCCTTAGAAGCCTGGAATGCGGCTGTAGCGAACCGGAGTATTTACCAAACCGAATATCAGCTACGTGGCAAAGATGGCACTTACCGCTACTTCTCGGTTTGTGGTGTCCCTGTCTTAAAACAAGATGGCAGTATTCAAGAATGGATTGGCACCTGTACCGATATTCATGACCGCAAGCTGGCAGAAATGGCTCTAAGGCAACTCAATCAGCAACTGGAAGCCAGAGTAGCAGAACGGACGGCGGCACTGCAAAATACCCTAGCTGAAGCCCAAGGATTAAATGCCATTTTAGATAACTTGGCAGATGGTTTGTTGGTAGTGGACACCACAGGACAAATTACCCATTACAATCCTGCGTTTTTAGCTATGCACGGATTAACAGCCAATACCCTGAATGGACATTATCAGGAACTACCTATATTCGGTTTAGCAGATTTGATTGAACATACTCGATCCCATCCTGGAGAGGTGTTTACTGCTGATGTAGCACTGGCGAAAGACCGCATTGGGCAAGCCGTAGGGACAGCCATCTTTAAGCGGACAGACACCCAGGAAGTTGCCGCTTGCTTTGGTTCAGCGCTGTTGATTCGGGATGTAACGGCGGAAAAAGAAATCGACAAAATGAAAACTGATTTTATCTCCACAGTTTCCCACGAACTCAGAACACCACTAACTTCTGTCCTTGGTTTTGCCTCCATCATTCAAGAAAAACTGCAAAAAGATGTATTCCCCATCCTGTCCACCGAAGATCGTAAACTGCAAAAAACCATCAAGCGGGTGGGTGACAATCTCAATATTATTGTGTCGGAAGCAGAACGACTCACATCTTTGATTAACGATGTTTTAGACATTGCCAAGATGGAAGCAGGTAAGGTGGAATGGCAAATGCAGCCCATCGACCCTGGTGAGTTATTGGATTGGGCGACTACTTCCACAGCCGCATTATTTGAAACTAATGGTCTACAGTTGCTCACAGAAATTGAATCTGGATTGCCGCAAATCATAGGCGATCGCAATCGTCTATTACAAGTCCTGATCAATTTAATTTCTAATGCCGTTAAGTTTACTGAATTTGGCTCTGTTACCTGTCGCGTCAAACAAGACAAAGATGGTGTATGTATCAGTGTCATTGATACAGGTGTTGGTATTGCCCCAGAAGACCAGCCTAAAGTATTTGAGAAATTCCGCCAAGTTGGTGATACCCTTACCGACAAACCCAAAGGTACAGGGTTAGGACTACCCATCTGTAAACAAATTGTCGAACATCATGGTGGCAGAATCTGGGTGGAAAGTGAACCAGGTCATGGTAGCGTCTTCTCTTTCCACATTCCCATCTACGCTAGCAATCACAACACCAATGCTAATCTCAATCTCGATGCCTTAGTCAGACAACTGAAAGAACACGTCATCACTGCCAACCAAGTATGCAGCGAAAACCGCAAAACCATTCTTGTTGTCGATGATGATGCCAATATTCGAGAACTACTCCGTCAACAACTAGAAAATGAAGGCTACAACGTTCGGGAAGCCAAAGATGGTATGGATGCGATTCATCAAATCAAAATATCCTCCCCTGATTTGATTGTTCTGGATGTGATGATGCCCCAAATTAACGGTTTTGATGTAGCGGCTGTTTTGAAAAACGATCCCCTAACCGCAGACATTCCAATCATCATTCTCTCAATTGTGGAAAATAAAGAACGCGGTCACCACATTGGGATTGATCGCTATCTCACCAAGCCTATCAATACAGAAGAACTTCTCAATGAAATTGGCTCGCTCCTTTCCCAGGGTATTTCTAGTAAGAAGGTTTTGGTTGTTGATCAAAACGCGTCAACTTTAAAAACTATATCGGATGTCTTGCAAACTCAGGGATACAACGTGATTGAAGCCTCAGATCCCCAAGAATGTATCCGTAAAGCCCTGTCAGCTAAACCGGACATGATCATCATCGATTCTATCTTCTCTCAAGAAGCCGACTTAGTGAAAACTCTCAAATTTGAAAAGGAGTTAGAGAATGTATTCTTCATCATGCTCTCAGACCGCTAA
- a CDS encoding TerB family tellurite resistance protein yields MVTDSNVKNLVKILIGAAWIDGKIQPEERQYLREIAQAKGLASDPEIKPWLYELVAVKPNECYKWVKEYLGDRPSLEDCEHLIEAISGLIYSDGEVAIEEAKLLTKLQDLAKSNESNQAAHTVLLKQIQQLYRRWVEVQN; encoded by the coding sequence ATGGTGACAGATTCCAATGTAAAAAATTTAGTTAAAATCTTGATAGGTGCGGCTTGGATTGATGGCAAAATCCAACCAGAAGAACGGCAATATCTGCGCGAGATAGCCCAAGCGAAAGGTTTGGCTAGCGATCCAGAGATTAAGCCTTGGCTGTATGAGTTAGTTGCTGTCAAACCCAATGAATGCTACAAATGGGTGAAAGAATATCTAGGCGATCGCCCTAGTCTCGAAGACTGCGAACATTTGATCGAAGCCATTAGTGGTCTGATTTACAGCGATGGAGAAGTAGCGATTGAAGAAGCAAAGCTCCTGACAAAACTACAGGATCTAGCAAAATCAAACGAATCAAACCAAGCAGCTCATACTGTACTGTTAAAGCAGATCCAACAACTGTATCGGCGTTGGGTAGAAGTTCAAAATTAA
- a CDS encoding NADP-dependent oxidoreductase — translation MADTVNQQIVLKSRPVGEPQESDFALVESPIPQLGEGEVLNRTIYLSLDPYMRGRLSTNASYAASTELNSVIVGETVSQVIQSHHPDFQPGDFVLSNHGWQTYAVAKGKTLRKLDPNQAPLSYYLGVLGMPGLTAYAALLDIGQPKAGETVVISAASGAVGAVAGQIAKIKGARVVGIVGSDQKRDYIVKELGFNVGINRRTQEIASALKEAAPDGIDVYFDNTAGEILEAVLQQINLGARIPLVGLISQYNASSPPPGPNLLPLLIKRALIKGFLVSDYQHRFSDFARDVTEWLQSGQLKYKEDIVVGLENAPRAFIGLLRGENFGKLIVEVSQ, via the coding sequence ATGGCTGATACAGTAAATCAACAAATCGTACTCAAAAGTCGCCCTGTTGGGGAACCACAAGAGAGTGATTTTGCTTTAGTAGAGTCACCAATTCCCCAACTTGGGGAAGGTGAAGTTCTCAACCGCACTATTTATTTATCCCTCGACCCATATATGCGTGGTCGTCTCAGTACCAATGCTTCCTACGCAGCCTCAACGGAATTAAACTCAGTTATTGTTGGTGAAACAGTCAGCCAAGTCATTCAATCCCATCATCCAGACTTTCAACCAGGAGATTTTGTTCTCAGCAATCATGGTTGGCAAACTTACGCTGTTGCTAAAGGTAAGACTTTGCGTAAACTTGACCCCAATCAGGCTCCTCTATCCTACTATTTAGGCGTATTGGGTATGCCTGGTCTCACTGCTTACGCCGCTTTACTGGATATAGGTCAACCAAAAGCAGGTGAAACTGTAGTTATTTCGGCCGCTTCTGGTGCTGTCGGTGCGGTAGCAGGTCAAATTGCCAAAATTAAAGGCGCTAGAGTGGTAGGGATCGTTGGTAGTGACCAAAAGCGCGACTATATTGTCAAAGAATTAGGCTTTAATGTGGGAATTAACCGCCGGACGCAGGAAATCGCTTCAGCACTCAAAGAAGCTGCACCTGATGGTATTGATGTTTATTTTGACAATACAGCAGGTGAAATTTTAGAAGCGGTGTTGCAGCAAATTAACTTGGGAGCCAGAATTCCTTTGGTAGGATTAATTTCCCAATATAATGCTTCATCACCACCTCCTGGCCCGAATCTACTGCCTTTGCTCATTAAAAGAGCTTTAATTAAAGGTTTTTTGGTGAGTGATTATCAACACCGTTTTTCTGATTTTGCCCGTGATGTTACTGAATGGTTGCAGTCAGGACAACTGAAATATAAAGAAGATATAGTCGTTGGTTTGGAAAATGCTCCTCGTGCCTTTATTGGCTTGTTGCGAGGGGAGAATTTTGGCAAATTAATTGTCGAGGTAAGTCAATAG
- a CDS encoding ShlB/FhaC/HecB family hemolysin secretion/activation protein, producing MMYRHPKLAVSWLPLSILLSLNSIDFLPVNAQAVDRTQLPNSNPTQPLPQPQDIQPPAPVPLPPPQQPQQLPPPGELLQPSSPDINPQQQVPENAPQTITVERFEVVGSTVFSQEELAKVTTEFTKRPITLAELFQARSKITELYVNKGYITSGAYIPPQTIKSGVIKIQVVEGRLEDIQITGNRRLKPNYVRSRLAIATQPPLNRESLLEALQLLQLNPLIQNLSAELSAGSRPGTSVLQVQITEAKSFNAQLALDNGRSPGVGSFRRRVQLNEANLLGFGDNISLVYSNTDGSNTLDTSYTLPLNPRNGTISFNFGTSSSNVIEEPFNTLDIESSSRYYEITYRQPLAQSPSQEFAIGLTASRRESEISSSLFDEEPRLPPSVLSPGADDQGRTRISALRFFQEWTTRNSRQVFAVRSQFNLGIGALNATVNAEPPDSRFFSWQGQAQWARLLAPETLLIIKANTQIASKGLLSLEQFGLGGLDSVRGYRQDFLLTDNGAFASAEVQIPILRLSRSDALLQVTPFVDFGVAWNNYRETPDPNTLASVGLGLRWSSGDRFSARLDWGIPLISVDSQARTWQENGLYFSLIYNPF from the coding sequence ATGATGTATCGCCACCCAAAGCTTGCAGTTTCTTGGTTGCCGTTGAGTATATTGTTATCACTCAACAGCATAGATTTTCTGCCTGTGAACGCTCAAGCTGTTGATCGGACGCAACTACCAAATAGTAACCCTACGCAGCCACTACCTCAGCCTCAAGATATCCAACCACCTGCACCTGTTCCTTTACCTCCACCCCAGCAGCCACAGCAATTACCGCCACCAGGAGAGTTACTCCAACCGTCTTCTCCCGACATTAACCCACAGCAGCAAGTACCGGAAAATGCGCCTCAAACTATTACAGTAGAAAGGTTTGAAGTTGTTGGCAGTACAGTATTTAGTCAGGAAGAGTTGGCCAAGGTTACCACCGAGTTTACCAAAAGACCTATTACATTAGCAGAACTGTTTCAAGCTCGTTCTAAAATTACCGAACTATACGTCAATAAAGGTTACATTACTTCTGGTGCTTATATCCCACCGCAAACTATTAAATCTGGTGTCATTAAAATTCAGGTAGTGGAAGGTAGGTTAGAAGATATTCAAATTACTGGAAATCGGCGACTCAAGCCTAATTATGTCCGCAGTCGGTTGGCGATCGCCACACAACCCCCCCTCAACCGCGAAAGTTTACTAGAAGCACTACAATTATTACAACTTAATCCGTTGATTCAAAATCTTTCTGCTGAACTTTCAGCAGGTTCTCGTCCAGGGACGAGTGTGCTACAGGTACAAATCACAGAGGCAAAATCTTTTAATGCTCAATTAGCTTTAGATAATGGGCGATCGCCTGGAGTCGGGAGTTTTCGCCGCCGAGTACAATTAAATGAAGCTAACTTACTGGGGTTCGGTGATAACATCAGTTTAGTTTATAGTAATACTGATGGTAGTAACACCCTTGATACAAGTTACACTTTGCCATTGAACCCCCGCAACGGCACAATCAGCTTTAATTTTGGCACTTCGTCCAGCAATGTGATTGAAGAACCTTTTAATACTCTCGATATCGAGTCCTCCTCTCGCTACTACGAAATCACCTATCGTCAACCATTAGCTCAATCTCCCAGCCAAGAATTCGCCATTGGTTTGACAGCCTCACGTAGAGAAAGTGAAATATCTTCTTCACTGTTCGACGAAGAACCTCGTTTACCTCCTAGTGTGCTTTCCCCTGGTGCTGATGATCAGGGACGCACCAGGATATCTGCGTTGCGTTTCTTCCAAGAATGGACTACTCGTAACAGTCGGCAAGTTTTCGCAGTGCGATCGCAATTTAATCTGGGTATAGGTGCATTGAACGCCACAGTTAATGCTGAACCTCCCGATAGTCGCTTTTTTTCTTGGCAGGGACAAGCACAATGGGCGCGTCTCCTAGCTCCAGAAACCTTATTAATTATCAAAGCTAATACACAGATAGCATCCAAAGGGCTGTTATCTTTGGAACAATTTGGTCTGGGCGGTTTAGATAGCGTCCGGGGTTATCGGCAAGATTTTCTCCTAACTGATAATGGTGCTTTTGCTTCAGCCGAAGTACAAATACCAATTCTGCGATTATCTCGGTCTGATGCTTTGTTACAAGTCACCCCGTTTGTGGATTTTGGTGTTGCTTGGAATAACTATCGAGAGACTCCAGACCCTAATACCCTAGCATCAGTTGGTCTTGGCTTGCGGTGGTCAAGTGGCGATCGCTTTAGCGCCCGTCTTGATTGGGGAATTCCTTTAATATCCGTTGATTCACAAGCCAGAACCTGGCAAGAGAATGGATTATATTTTTCCCTGATTTATAATCCTTTTTAA